A single window of Methylacidimicrobium sp. AP8 DNA harbors:
- a CDS encoding CPBP family intramembrane glutamic endopeptidase, translating into MNEITAKLFHRYGGLVASFFLASVAAAVMLGYAVRKFHQAGALRYGQAPTIPFSSIELITVLLFLVSGVFFSAGTTLALAAILLLVRFHRLDFGIYFGTTRLSVWKNLGVGFWIALAADLPLRLAAALAETVAKVFGVPAPPQPAVELFLRTHNWPSLLLLLFFILILAPFGEEVLFRGFLYVYLKNRLPRRTALVLTALLFAVLHFNWPTFLPLFLFGLLLGIAYELSGSLLLSIAIHCWFNSFTTGFLLLAKFG; encoded by the coding sequence ATGAACGAGATCACCGCCAAGCTCTTCCACCGATATGGGGGCCTGGTCGCCAGCTTCTTTCTGGCGAGCGTCGCGGCCGCCGTGATGCTGGGCTACGCCGTCCGCAAGTTTCACCAGGCGGGTGCGCTTCGGTACGGGCAGGCTCCCACAATCCCGTTCTCCTCGATCGAGCTGATCACCGTACTTCTCTTCCTGGTCTCCGGCGTCTTTTTTTCGGCGGGAACGACCCTCGCCCTCGCCGCCATCCTGCTCCTGGTCCGCTTCCACCGGCTTGATTTCGGCATCTACTTCGGCACAACGCGCCTCTCGGTTTGGAAGAATCTTGGGGTCGGTTTCTGGATCGCCCTGGCGGCCGATCTGCCCCTCCGCCTCGCGGCCGCTCTTGCCGAAACGGTCGCCAAGGTCTTCGGCGTGCCCGCTCCGCCGCAGCCTGCCGTCGAACTCTTTCTGCGAACCCATAATTGGCCTTCGCTCTTGCTGCTTCTGTTCTTCATTCTCATCCTCGCCCCGTTCGGCGAGGAGGTGCTCTTCCGCGGGTTCCTCTATGTCTATTTGAAAAATCGGCTTCCGCGTAGGACAGCCCTCGTTCTGACCGCACTGCTCTTCGCCGTCCTCCATTTCAACTGGCCGACCTTCCTCCCGCTCTTCCTCTTCGGCCTACTGCTCGGCATCGCCTACGAGCTTTCGGGATCGCTGCTGCTCTCCATTGCCATCCACTGCTGGTTCAATAGCTTTACCACGGGGTTCCTTCTCCTGGCGAAATTCGGCTAA
- a CDS encoding thiamine-monophosphate kinase yields the protein MTSGKPVVPRPSLADLGEDALLRLLTRRWRHGPSVRAGVGDDCAVLEGRKKEGSLLFKTDSVVEGVHFSPGTPWRLVGRKALGRALSDVAAMGGRPLYALIALALPSSTDPAIVQEIYRGIDGAARRHAVDLVGGELSRNPQIVLTIALLGETAGYPPILRSGATPGEGIYVTGSLGGSLESGHHLRFRPRLAEGEWLAKGRWATALMDVSDGLAADLPRLGRASNVGWSLTEGCIPRRRGCSLQQAFCDGEDYELLFTVKPDREDALRAQWPFPTRLTRIGVCVRPSSAGARNAFSFHGFDHFRVA from the coding sequence GTGACTTCCGGCAAACCCGTCGTCCCTCGTCCTTCCTTGGCTGACCTAGGCGAAGACGCCCTGCTCCGCCTCCTGACCCGACGTTGGCGTCACGGTCCCTCCGTGCGCGCAGGAGTCGGCGACGATTGCGCCGTTCTGGAAGGAAGAAAGAAAGAGGGCTCGCTGCTTTTCAAGACCGACTCGGTGGTCGAGGGAGTTCACTTCTCTCCGGGAACCCCATGGCGGCTCGTCGGGCGCAAGGCGCTTGGGCGGGCGCTCAGCGACGTAGCCGCGATGGGAGGCCGTCCGCTCTACGCCTTGATCGCTCTGGCCCTGCCGTCGTCCACCGATCCGGCCATCGTGCAAGAGATCTACCGGGGGATCGATGGGGCGGCCCGCCGGCATGCCGTCGATCTCGTCGGCGGCGAGCTCAGCCGGAACCCGCAGATTGTTCTGACGATCGCCCTGTTGGGAGAAACAGCAGGCTATCCACCCATCCTCCGGTCCGGGGCCACGCCCGGAGAAGGGATTTATGTGACGGGCAGCCTCGGCGGCAGCCTGGAGAGCGGGCATCACCTCCGCTTTCGACCACGGCTGGCCGAAGGGGAATGGCTGGCCAAAGGCCGCTGGGCCACGGCCCTAATGGATGTCAGTGACGGACTGGCTGCCGACCTGCCTCGGCTCGGCCGCGCCTCCAACGTCGGCTGGTCGCTGACAGAAGGCTGCATCCCTCGCCGCCGCGGCTGCTCCCTTCAGCAGGCCTTCTGTGACGGCGAGGACTACGAGCTTCTTTTTACCGTGAAGCCGGACCGTGAGGATGCCCTGCGCGCGCAATGGCCGTTCCCGACGCGCTTGACTCGCATCGGCGTCTGCGTGCGCCCGTCGTCCGCCGGCGCCCGCAACGCCTTTTCTTTCCATGGATTCGATCATTTCCGCGTCGCCTGA
- the tsaE gene encoding tRNA (adenosine(37)-N6)-threonylcarbamoyltransferase complex ATPase subunit type 1 TsaE, protein MDSIISASPEETERFGRRLGEGALPGTVFALYGELGAGKSTLVRGIARGIGVWDPVTSPTFTLVHEYKSGRLPLIHVDLYRLEDPREAAALHLEEFWSDPVLVAIEWPEKIEELLPPRTERWELLLLSANERMIRQKAVP, encoded by the coding sequence ATGGATTCGATCATTTCCGCGTCGCCTGAAGAGACGGAACGCTTCGGTCGCCGCCTGGGCGAAGGTGCCCTTCCCGGCACCGTCTTCGCCCTCTACGGCGAGCTCGGAGCCGGCAAGTCGACTTTGGTGCGGGGGATCGCGCGCGGGATCGGAGTTTGGGATCCGGTCACAAGCCCGACCTTCACGCTGGTCCATGAATACAAAAGCGGCCGGCTGCCTCTCATTCACGTCGATCTCTACCGGCTCGAGGATCCTCGGGAAGCGGCGGCCCTTCATCTCGAGGAATTCTGGAGCGATCCCGTCCTCGTCGCGATCGAATGGCCGGAAAAGATCGAAGAGCTTCTTCCTCCGCGAACGGAGCGATGGGAGCTCTTGCTTCTTTCGGCAAATGAGCGGATGATCCGCCAAAAGGCGGTGCCATGA
- the tsaB gene encoding tRNA (adenosine(37)-N6)-threonylcarbamoyltransferase complex dimerization subunit type 1 TsaB has translation MTRLDEDRLLSRAPMILALEMSSSSGSVAVGEPGRIIVARTFSGVSPSAALFSSLQDLGLPALRIHTVIVGLGPGSFSSIRVSIAAAQAIAFSKGARLRSLCSAWSLALQFPDIGRLGVFADARRGELYGTLFSFGRLTRSTFVFAKRELATWIRNLDLAVASEDLGPGLHRAFPRAEDFLRIPEEDPAFSDEPFPEPIYLRGPVSVPATAF, from the coding sequence ATGACCCGCCTGGACGAAGACCGGCTTCTGTCCCGCGCCCCCATGATTCTTGCCCTGGAAATGTCTTCGTCCTCGGGCAGCGTGGCCGTCGGAGAGCCGGGGCGGATCATCGTCGCCCGGACCTTCTCCGGCGTCTCCCCTTCCGCAGCTCTCTTCTCCTCGTTGCAGGATCTGGGACTCCCTGCGCTCCGCATCCATACCGTCATCGTCGGGCTTGGACCGGGGTCCTTCTCTTCGATCCGCGTCTCCATCGCAGCCGCCCAGGCGATCGCCTTCTCCAAGGGCGCTCGTCTCCGCTCCCTCTGCAGCGCTTGGTCTCTCGCCCTGCAATTTCCCGACATAGGGCGTCTCGGCGTCTTTGCCGACGCTAGGCGGGGAGAACTGTATGGCACGCTCTTCTCGTTCGGGCGGTTAACTCGCTCGACTTTCGTGTTTGCCAAGAGAGAGCTGGCTACCTGGATACGAAACCTGGATCTAGCCGTTGCGTCCGAAGATCTTGGGCCCGGCCTCCACCGCGCCTTCCCCCGAGCCGAGGACTTTCTGCGGATCCCGGAGGAGGATCCCGCGTTTTCGGATGAGCCGTTTCCCGAACCCATCTATTTGCGGGGTCCGGTCAGCGTGCCGGCGACCGCCTTCTAA
- the alr gene encoding alanine racemase, producing the protein MNAGALRCWAEIDGSALRHNLAVIRSRIAEETKLIAVVKANAYGHGLVPVAKELVGGGADVLGVSNVQEAAELRAAGITTTPILLLSACLPNEFAQAIACRAWPTISTYEEAKRLNAAARKAGVRAQAHFKIDTGMGRLGLWGAEAVKELKRAERLPSVEIGAVCTHFSSADEDPERTEAQWTEFLRWRPHFADKKLHVANSAALWRKTVYACSFVRIGLALYGLPPMPFLRRLLRPVLSWKTRITLLRQLPAGRTVSYGATYVLRKAQTVATLAIGYGDGYSRSLSNRAQVLVRGSRCRIRGRVTMDQTIVDVSGVPGCKVGDEAVVLGSQGDQAIYAEELAKMAGTIGYEILTSVGARVPRIYRNFHFLPHDQAGQTKRPAGKAEGEGARSARSGSSEAARTGGPSRRFAPGA; encoded by the coding sequence ATGAATGCTGGCGCTCTGCGCTGCTGGGCGGAAATCGACGGTTCCGCGCTCCGCCACAACCTGGCCGTGATCCGGAGCAGAATTGCCGAGGAGACCAAGCTCATCGCGGTGGTCAAGGCCAACGCCTACGGCCACGGCCTGGTGCCGGTGGCCAAAGAGCTCGTGGGCGGAGGGGCGGATGTCCTCGGAGTGAGCAACGTCCAGGAGGCCGCCGAACTTCGTGCCGCAGGGATCACGACGACGCCGATCCTCCTGCTGAGCGCGTGCCTTCCGAATGAGTTCGCGCAGGCGATCGCCTGTCGCGCTTGGCCAACCATCTCGACCTACGAGGAAGCCAAGCGGCTCAACGCAGCGGCCCGAAAAGCCGGGGTGCGCGCCCAAGCCCACTTTAAGATCGATACGGGAATGGGTCGGCTCGGACTATGGGGTGCCGAAGCCGTGAAAGAGCTCAAGCGGGCCGAACGGCTCCCCTCCGTGGAGATCGGAGCTGTCTGCACCCACTTCAGCTCGGCCGATGAGGACCCCGAGAGAACGGAAGCGCAGTGGACCGAATTCCTGCGCTGGCGGCCTCACTTCGCCGACAAGAAGCTTCATGTCGCCAACAGCGCCGCTCTCTGGAGGAAGACGGTTTATGCCTGCTCGTTTGTCCGGATCGGCCTTGCTCTCTATGGATTGCCTCCCATGCCTTTCCTGCGGCGGCTGCTCCGCCCGGTCCTTTCCTGGAAAACCCGGATTACGCTCCTGCGTCAGCTCCCGGCAGGTCGGACCGTCAGCTATGGAGCCACTTACGTTTTGCGGAAGGCCCAAACGGTGGCCACCCTCGCCATCGGCTATGGGGACGGGTATTCGCGCAGCCTCTCGAACCGCGCGCAGGTCTTGGTGCGCGGAAGCCGCTGCCGGATCCGGGGGCGGGTGACGATGGACCAGACGATCGTCGACGTGAGCGGCGTGCCGGGCTGCAAGGTCGGCGATGAGGCGGTAGTCCTCGGCTCCCAGGGCGACCAAGCGATTTACGCCGAGGAGCTGGCAAAGATGGCCGGAACGATCGGCTACGAGATCCTCACCTCCGTCGGCGCACGTGTCCCTCGGATCTACCGGAACTTTCATTTCCTGCCGCACGACCAAGCAGGCCAAACCAAGCGGCCGGCCGGAAAAGCCGAAGGCGAAGGTGCGCGATCGGCCCGCTCCGGCTCCTCGGAAGCGGCCCGCACCGGAGGGCCGAGCCGCCGCTTTGCACCCGGAGCCTGA
- the lpdA gene encoding dihydrolipoyl dehydrogenase, with protein MAAQDAFDLVVIGGGPGGYTAARRAAELGLRTAVVDRCRRLGGTCLRVGCIPSKTLLSLTEAYAYARDRLSQDGINARQGFEIDLPRLYAYKDAVVAKLAEGVAFLMRQNGVRVIEGTARIAGPQSVAVRHAQGEEEILEARAVLLATGSEPIDLPFLRFDGRLVVGSSEALCFPEVPKTLLIIGAGAIGLELGSVWSRLGSEVTIVEQLPRIAAGFSPTGAGALQRELAKQRIRFLLAARVTGAEVGEARVKVRVEEGGREQDLVVDRVLVAVGRRPHHAGLALEEAGILLTERGRIRVNRFWQTSLPWVYAIGDLIEGPMLAHRAQAEGRAVAELLAGKPARVRYLCIPNVIYTEPEAAGVGFSEEDFRAAKRRYRRGTAYFPANGRALAADMPNGFVTVWMDEESGRFAGMEVLGSRASELIGAGAVALEAEVSVESLARAVPAHPSFMESVHEAAIAALRARPSGGF; from the coding sequence GTGGCTGCCCAGGACGCGTTCGATCTGGTCGTTATCGGTGGCGGGCCGGGGGGCTATACGGCAGCTCGCCGTGCCGCCGAGCTCGGCCTGCGGACGGCGGTGGTCGATCGCTGCCGCCGGTTGGGCGGAACCTGCCTGCGGGTCGGCTGCATTCCCAGCAAGACTCTTCTTTCGTTGACGGAGGCCTACGCATATGCCCGGGACCGGCTTTCACAGGACGGCATCAACGCACGCCAGGGGTTCGAAATCGATCTGCCGCGGCTGTATGCTTACAAGGACGCGGTCGTGGCGAAGCTGGCCGAGGGGGTCGCGTTTCTGATGCGGCAAAACGGTGTCCGGGTGATCGAAGGAACGGCACGGATCGCCGGCCCGCAGTCGGTCGCGGTGCGACACGCCCAAGGCGAGGAAGAGATTCTGGAAGCCCGTGCCGTTCTGCTGGCCACCGGCAGCGAGCCCATCGATCTCCCCTTCCTCCGCTTTGACGGGCGGCTGGTCGTCGGCAGTAGCGAGGCTCTCTGCTTTCCGGAGGTCCCGAAAACCCTTCTGATCATCGGCGCGGGGGCGATCGGGCTTGAGCTCGGATCGGTGTGGAGCCGGCTCGGAAGCGAGGTAACCATTGTGGAGCAGCTCCCGCGGATTGCGGCGGGATTTAGTCCGACCGGGGCCGGAGCGCTCCAGCGGGAACTTGCGAAGCAGCGGATCCGGTTTCTCCTCGCAGCTCGCGTGACCGGTGCCGAGGTCGGGGAAGCCCGGGTGAAGGTACGCGTCGAAGAGGGGGGAAGAGAACAGGATCTGGTTGTCGACCGGGTTCTGGTCGCGGTTGGGAGAAGACCGCACCATGCGGGCCTTGCTCTCGAGGAGGCGGGAATCCTCCTCACGGAGAGAGGCAGAATCCGGGTCAATCGGTTCTGGCAGACTTCCCTCCCATGGGTCTATGCGATCGGCGATCTCATCGAAGGTCCGATGTTGGCCCATCGGGCTCAGGCCGAAGGAAGAGCTGTCGCCGAGCTGCTCGCGGGGAAACCGGCCCGCGTCCGCTACTTGTGCATCCCTAACGTCATTTACACCGAGCCGGAGGCGGCCGGCGTCGGATTCTCGGAGGAGGATTTCCGTGCGGCCAAGCGTCGGTATCGGCGCGGGACCGCATATTTTCCGGCGAACGGCAGGGCGCTGGCGGCGGACATGCCGAATGGATTCGTTACTGTCTGGATGGACGAAGAATCGGGCAGATTCGCGGGAATGGAGGTTTTGGGCAGTCGAGCATCCGAGCTGATCGGCGCGGGTGCGGTCGCCCTGGAAGCGGAGGTCTCCGTCGAGTCCCTGGCGCGGGCGGTTCCGGCTCATCCATCCTTCATGGAAAGCGTCCATGAGGCCGCGATTGCCGCGCTGCGGGCGCGACCATCGGGCGGTTTTTGA
- the sucB gene encoding dihydrolipoyllysine-residue succinyltransferase, producing the protein MAVEVKMPFLGESIQGGVLGKWLKVEGDRVEPGDALGEIETEKITSEIYAEAAGSFVPLVEPGTEIKVGQVIARIEEGPGDRERGPSRAPAPSAAESRHEAEAKPDPVETPVAIEPRKEEAALPPLVPPPVQAPPAAPGAGGRVLPEEEWGGWTPVRKEPPQRREARSPHRQPMSPIRLKIAERLLSAHRETAHLTTFNEVDVSAIQNLREQFGERFEKRHGVRLGYMPFFVRAVVEALRHEPRVGAQIDGTELVYPGRYDIGIAVSTDRGLIVPVLRDADEKSFPEIERAIREFAERARSGKLTLPELEGGLFTITNGGVFGSLLSTPMLNPPQSAILGMHAIQERPVAVRGRVEIRPMMYLALTYDHRVIDGKEAVGFLAQVKAFLENPGIALLDL; encoded by the coding sequence ATGGCGGTCGAGGTGAAAATGCCCTTCCTGGGCGAATCGATCCAGGGAGGTGTGCTCGGAAAGTGGCTCAAGGTCGAAGGGGATCGGGTCGAGCCGGGAGATGCGCTCGGAGAGATCGAGACCGAAAAGATCACCTCCGAGATTTATGCCGAGGCCGCCGGTTCGTTCGTCCCGCTGGTCGAGCCGGGGACCGAGATCAAGGTCGGTCAGGTGATCGCGCGGATCGAGGAGGGACCGGGGGATCGGGAGCGCGGGCCGAGCCGCGCTCCCGCCCCTTCCGCGGCGGAGTCTCGGCATGAGGCGGAAGCGAAACCGGATCCCGTGGAAACGCCGGTTGCGATCGAGCCACGTAAGGAAGAGGCCGCCCTTCCCCCTCTGGTTCCGCCGCCGGTGCAGGCGCCGCCGGCGGCGCCCGGCGCCGGGGGACGGGTGCTGCCGGAGGAGGAGTGGGGCGGCTGGACTCCGGTCCGAAAGGAACCGCCTCAACGGCGGGAAGCCAGGTCGCCCCATCGCCAGCCGATGAGCCCCATCCGGCTCAAGATTGCCGAACGGCTCCTGTCCGCGCATCGGGAAACGGCTCATCTGACGACCTTCAATGAGGTCGACGTTTCAGCGATACAGAATCTGCGCGAGCAATTCGGAGAGCGATTCGAAAAGCGGCACGGAGTCCGGTTAGGCTACATGCCCTTTTTCGTTCGGGCGGTCGTCGAGGCACTGCGCCACGAGCCTCGGGTCGGCGCGCAGATCGACGGCACCGAGCTCGTCTACCCGGGCCGATATGATATCGGAATCGCCGTCTCGACCGACCGGGGCCTGATCGTTCCCGTTCTTCGCGATGCGGACGAAAAGAGCTTTCCGGAAATCGAACGGGCGATCCGCGAGTTCGCGGAGCGAGCCCGATCCGGAAAGCTGACGCTGCCTGAACTCGAAGGGGGGCTCTTTACGATCACCAACGGCGGGGTTTTCGGCTCCCTGCTATCGACCCCGATGCTTAACCCTCCGCAAAGTGCGATCCTCGGCATGCATGCCATCCAGGAGCGCCCTGTCGCCGTTCGCGGCCGCGTGGAGATCCGCCCGATGATGTACCTGGCCTTGACTTATGATCACCGGGTGATCGATGGGAAGGAAGCCGTCGGCTTCCTGGCGCAAGTCAAGGCATTCCTCGAAAATCCGGGGATCGCCTTGCTCGACCTATAA
- a CDS encoding 2-oxoglutarate dehydrogenase E1 component, translating into MTSLPPCAEIPLAGDGASLVYSGALVEDYYAQWVRDPASIDASWAALFQGPAGSVSPQRSGPSSVARSGADLLAKQRGVYELIHAYRTLGHFVAKLDPLGFHRYSFDELELDRFGLEERDLDTVFDSGSLAGGGMRPLREILAILRQTYCGTLAIEFMHMQSFAQRRWCIERLEGISIAKSFSGEERRRILQAILRAEEFESFLHTRYAGQKRFSLEGNETLIPMLDAVVEACPLHGVARIVMGMAHRGRLNVLANVLQQDFKTIFDEFSENYFPEGVLGDGDVRYHLGFEAVRKTASGSVVTIGLAPNPSHLEAVNPVVEGKARAWQRRLGDMAERRKVLPLLIHGDAAFMGQGIVQETLNLSQLEGYRTGGTLHIIINNQIGFTTLPQDARSTHHCTGIARMLGIPIFHVNGDDPMAAVFAVRLAFEYRQLFARDVVVDLFGYRRHGHNEGDEPSFTQPTLYQEIAAHPKISEVFLERLVASGEMNREEAMAYRKAFVEELAADMAQSKQWATQAKPKLRERLSCPRLLEPVRTAVPKEELLSIGLAITRQPPDIHLNPKIARMLQDRRAALESGGPILWPLAEALAFGSLLKEGVPVRLSGQDSRRGTFSQRHAVLYDIHSRARYVPLEHVSPDQAIFCIYNSPLSEYAVLGFDFGYSLDFPEALILWEAQYGDFANGAQVIIDHYLSSSESKWGAVANLVVLLPHGYEGQGPEHSSGRIERFLQLCAEDNMVVAQTSTPANYFHILRRQALRGFAKPLVLFTPKSLLRDPRCSSLLGDFAEGGFEELLPDPIRPEGARRLIFCSGKIYYELAAYREQLGEKETAILRVEQFYPLHREKLARLVSVHRAEEVIWCQEEPENMGGWQYMERHLRALLGREIRYVGREAAASTGGGSLGVHRLEQERICRQAFGDS; encoded by the coding sequence ATGACTAGCTTACCACCGTGCGCGGAGATTCCTTTGGCCGGAGACGGCGCATCGCTGGTCTACAGCGGCGCGCTGGTCGAGGACTATTACGCGCAATGGGTCCGGGATCCCGCGTCGATCGACGCGAGCTGGGCCGCCTTGTTCCAAGGCCCGGCAGGCAGTGTTTCTCCGCAACGGAGCGGCCCGAGCTCGGTAGCGCGGTCCGGAGCGGACCTCTTGGCCAAGCAGCGCGGAGTCTACGAGTTGATTCATGCCTACCGCACCCTGGGTCACTTCGTGGCCAAGCTCGATCCCCTCGGCTTCCACCGATACAGCTTCGATGAGCTCGAGCTCGATCGGTTCGGATTGGAAGAACGCGATCTCGACACTGTCTTCGATTCCGGATCGCTGGCGGGCGGGGGCATGCGGCCCCTGCGGGAGATCCTCGCCATCCTGCGGCAAACGTATTGCGGGACGCTGGCGATCGAGTTCATGCACATGCAGTCCTTCGCGCAGAGGCGATGGTGCATCGAGCGGCTGGAGGGAATCTCCATAGCGAAGAGTTTTTCCGGGGAGGAACGGCGCCGTATCCTGCAGGCCATTTTGCGGGCGGAGGAATTCGAGTCCTTCCTCCACACCCGCTACGCCGGCCAGAAGCGCTTTTCCTTGGAAGGTAACGAGACCTTGATTCCGATGCTGGACGCGGTCGTCGAAGCCTGCCCGCTTCACGGAGTCGCCCGCATCGTGATGGGGATGGCCCATCGCGGGAGGCTCAACGTCTTGGCCAACGTCTTGCAGCAGGATTTCAAAACCATTTTCGACGAGTTCTCGGAAAACTATTTTCCCGAGGGCGTCTTGGGTGATGGAGACGTCCGCTATCATTTGGGCTTTGAGGCGGTCCGCAAGACCGCCTCCGGGTCAGTGGTGACCATCGGGCTCGCTCCTAACCCGAGTCACCTGGAGGCGGTCAATCCCGTAGTCGAAGGAAAGGCGCGGGCCTGGCAGAGAAGACTGGGAGACATGGCGGAGCGCCGCAAGGTGCTCCCGCTCCTGATCCATGGCGACGCCGCGTTCATGGGGCAGGGGATCGTCCAGGAGACTCTCAACCTCTCCCAGCTGGAAGGCTACCGGACCGGAGGCACCCTCCACATCATCATTAATAATCAGATCGGCTTCACTACCTTGCCGCAAGACGCCCGGTCGACCCATCATTGCACGGGCATTGCGCGGATGCTGGGAATCCCCATTTTCCACGTCAACGGCGATGACCCGATGGCCGCCGTGTTCGCGGTCCGGCTGGCTTTCGAATATCGGCAGCTTTTTGCACGGGATGTCGTCGTCGATCTTTTCGGCTACCGGCGGCACGGACATAACGAAGGAGATGAGCCGAGCTTCACGCAGCCGACCCTCTACCAGGAGATCGCCGCGCATCCGAAGATCAGCGAGGTCTTCCTCGAACGCCTGGTTGCTTCCGGGGAGATGAACCGGGAGGAGGCGATGGCCTACCGGAAAGCATTCGTGGAGGAGCTTGCTGCGGACATGGCCCAGTCGAAGCAGTGGGCGACCCAAGCCAAGCCGAAGCTGCGCGAGCGGCTCTCGTGCCCTCGGCTTTTGGAGCCCGTCCGCACTGCGGTGCCGAAGGAAGAGCTGCTTTCCATCGGCCTGGCGATCACCCGGCAGCCCCCGGACATCCATCTCAATCCGAAGATCGCCCGGATGCTTCAGGACCGCCGGGCTGCCCTGGAGAGCGGCGGTCCCATTCTCTGGCCGCTGGCGGAGGCGCTCGCGTTCGGTTCCCTGCTGAAGGAAGGCGTGCCGGTCCGGCTATCCGGCCAGGACAGCCGTCGGGGCACCTTCAGCCAAAGGCACGCGGTGCTCTATGACATCCATTCGCGGGCCCGGTATGTGCCGCTCGAGCATGTCAGCCCGGATCAGGCGATCTTTTGCATCTACAACAGTCCCCTGTCGGAGTACGCCGTGCTCGGCTTCGATTTCGGCTACTCCCTCGACTTCCCCGAAGCGCTCATCCTTTGGGAAGCGCAGTACGGCGATTTCGCCAACGGGGCGCAGGTGATCATCGACCATTACCTGTCGAGCTCCGAATCGAAATGGGGCGCGGTGGCCAACCTGGTGGTCCTCCTCCCTCATGGATACGAGGGACAGGGACCCGAGCACTCGAGCGGGCGCATCGAGCGCTTCCTGCAGCTCTGCGCCGAAGACAACATGGTTGTAGCGCAAACTTCGACTCCGGCGAACTACTTTCATATCCTGCGCCGCCAAGCTCTCCGCGGCTTTGCAAAACCTCTGGTGCTCTTCACCCCCAAGAGCTTGTTGCGCGATCCGCGCTGTTCTTCGCTCCTGGGCGACTTCGCGGAAGGCGGCTTCGAGGAGCTGCTCCCCGATCCGATCCGGCCGGAAGGGGCGCGCCGGCTTATCTTCTGCTCCGGCAAGATCTATTACGAACTTGCCGCCTACCGGGAGCAGCTCGGGGAGAAGGAGACCGCCATCCTTCGGGTCGAACAGTTCTACCCGCTCCATCGGGAAAAGCTCGCTCGCCTGGTCTCCGTCCATCGCGCCGAAGAGGTGATCTGGTGCCAAGAGGAGCCCGAGAACATGGGCGGCTGGCAATACATGGAACGCCACCTCCGCGCTCTCCTAGGGAGGGAGATCCGCTATGTCGGGCGCGAAGCGGCGGCAAGCACGGGGGGCGGGAGTCTCGGAGTTCATCGTTTGGAGCAAGAACGGATCTGCCGGCAAGCCTTCGGCGATTCCTAA